CGTTTTTTTTGTTTTCATCAGAGATAGTCTGTTAATTTGAAAGTAAAGAAACTGAACAACTGCATCAGCTATGGTTAAGTGAACTTGCCAGGGGACAGAGTGCCACTATCTTCTGTCTTCTTGGCTGAACGGACGGATCTTGACTGAGGTGTCACTGATTTTGGAGTTCGCACTGGCCCACCGCCAACAGACAGCCTCCGGTTTGTACCAGCCGAGGGGTTTCTGGTAAGCTTCTTCCCGCTGTTCGACCTTGATGAAGGGCTCGGCTTTGATCCGTACAGCATCTCCTGCTCAGCTTTGAATTGATCCTCAAGCTTCTTCTGATCCTGCAATCGCTCACCCATCAGATACCATCCGCAGATGAACACAGATGCAAGTGCAGAAAAAGTTAAGCAAAATATGAATACCCTTTGCCTCTTCTTTTCCTGCTCCTTTTCTTCACGAACTATCCTATAATCATCAAGCATCGACAAAAGACTAACCTGAAATGTTGAATGGCATGAACCTTTGACAGTATAGAAACAGATATTGTGTTTACTCACAAGAATAGCAGTGAAATTACGGATACATACACCATCATAAGTAAACTCAGTGCCCCTTTCTTTCTCCCAAGCTATTACTTTATTTGTAAGAACGTCTACAATTCCTGCTTCATGCAACAATGAACCGATCAGCAGTAGCATTTTAAAAATAACAAGCAGAAAAACGTAGTTAGTAAGGGTCTTTCACCTGGTATCTTGTTAACCAAAACACGGGCTTTTTCAGCTCTCTTAAGCATAATATGTGCACCCCTCCCAGCATTATATCGGTTATCGTCCTAACATAACATGTAGATAGCGAAATTAGTAGCAGTTGACATAGAAAATTTTGTCATATAGCCTGGATCAAATCATCAAACACAACCATACTTTGCTGTAATCCTCTAACCAAGCTTCCTCCTCACATGCATTTAGCCACCTTTCAACTCGCTCAAGAATATCCTTCCTGCTAAAAGCGTCTTCTTTAACTGTAGCGATGTATGCCTCGATTTGTTCCAGAAGAAGTGAGGGATCAATAGCACCTGCAATGAAACAACAAATTACAACATTAATAAATGATATCAACAAACACATCTGTTTGTATCTGAATGCTGCAGCAGAGAAATTTACAGGAAAAAAATCCTTATTCTGCCAGAATCCAGATGCACCAAAGCATGTTAGAAAGCTAGAAACATACCTGCTTCAATTGCCTCAATTGCCTCGATATTGAACTGAGTTTCATAATGTTCATCCCCAACTAAATGTGCTCGTCGACGATGCTCTTCTAGTTCTGTTTGCTTCTTAAGAACTAAGTCCTTCATTTTACTGACTTTCAGTTGCTCAAGCCTCAGTACCTCAGCTTCTACCTGCATCAAAGAATATCATCTCCACTAAGCTAACCAAGAAATACAATTAAAGCAAGTTCTGCAAACAACACATTGACTCACAAAGTTCATGACGTCAATGGAAAGGGCATTGGCCTCTGTTATTTCAGGTTCTGATGCAGCAATATTGCATGTTATATTCTGGAATGACTGTTGCTCTTCTATCGGCGTATCCATAAGATTCCATAGTTCCAGCATTGTAGACGAGAGGTCTTGAAGCTGTTAGAGCTAacagagttaagggccgaaagcAGTCATATGATGATTTTCTAGGTTAGAACTGTAAGGTGCTAACCTTCTGCATCCTTTCAATTTTTGATTCCCGTAGTCTCTGTATTGCCAACGCCAACCTCTCAATTGTGGTGTTGCTTATGTTCATTGGTACGCCATCCTCATCGAGACTGGGGTGTACATCAGATATTGTTTGTTTGAAGTCAACGGCAAGTACTTTACATAAGGAATGCAAAGTATTCAGGTAATCCATTACTTGCTTTAGCCGCTCACTCTGCAAGATATTCAGAAAATGGCAGAGCTAGCATATGTGAGAAATAGAAAATGTAATCAGTGGGTACAAAGGGGAAAAGGCATGAATATGAACCTTCTCTTTCTCTAGGAACTGCAGCTCCATTCTTAACTCTTCTAGCCTTCTGCAGGATAGATCAGATTGATCCACAGGTGCTTTAAAAGGGACAAAATCTGCAGGTCTGATCTCAGATGATATCTTCTTTATCTTGCCTATAACATCAAGAATCTGATTCCATCTTTCGACCTTTCTCTTCTTCATCTCTTCCAGATATGGGACGATTGCACTTAGCTCCTCCCGTAAGCCACATCCTTTCTGTGTAGAATGAAGAAAAGATATAATGGAAAATACTCATTATTGGTGGAGTCCCAATAGGAAGCATCAAGCATTTGAAATTAGTTGCATTAACAATACATGTGGAGCGAACATGAAACATCATTATTCTGAAGTTGTGTTCTACAGTCAAATTGGTCTGTTAATAAACACAGCTGCCTCGTTAGGGTGAAATCAAAATGTTATGGCTGCAACCAAATTTGCATGAGACTTAGTTTTCCTCTGCATGTATTGGTTGGAATCGCTAGCATTATAAACCCATCAGCCAACTTATTGCTGACAATTAGGCATACTTGCAACCATCTATGGAATAATTCGtgtatttatttatttatttgaaaGAGGATTCATATTTCAATATCCTGCTTTCTCATCAGATAAATGAAATGACAGAAGTAACAAAAACAGATGGCTGTCCTGGCAGGAATTTATAACGTAGCTAATAGCTAACCTGCGTGGCACAGAATTAAGTTCCTAACACAATTAGGACTGGCTGGATAACAGAAATTGTAGGGACCCGAAATTCATTTACACAGTGTACACTGCACATAATTAGCACAGTAGTTTTTGTCTCATCAGCACAAGTTCCTTTGCGGTGTTCGAGAAAACAACAGGTCGAGCAGTGACCAACCAACCTGCCTGACGAGGACGGGCGGCTCGGCCATGGCGGAGCAGACGGCGGCGAGCGCGGCCTGGGCGTCGGCGATGGCCTGGCGCAGCTGGGCCGGGCAGCGGCTGGCCTGGTCCACCTTCCTCCGGTAGGCGTCGAGGCACTCCTGCTGGAGCTCGAGCAGCATCGTGTCCCTCGCGGCGCCCTGCTCCCCGATCTCGTCCCAGATGACCTGCGCGCACGCACACACGCAACCAACCACGAGCGATCATCACGCATACACGCACACACACCCGCCGCAAAATCACACCACCGCGGTACGTAATCGAAGGGGCGGGGGGCGCACGCTCTTGGAGCTCCCGCATGAGGGCGCCGCACGCCGTCTCCATCTGGAGGAGCTGGTCGCCGGGGCGACGGCCGCCGCTCATCCCGGTCCCGGCGAGGGCGCCGCGGCCTGCGAGGGGGCCGAATCGAGGGGGATCAGTTAGGGCCTGCCGCGGCTTAATTTCCGGCCCCGTGATTACGAGCTCACTCACCAGTGTGCGGCGCCTCGGCGTGCCGGCGGGCGGGGCGGAGGGGCGGGCGGCGCGATTGAGGTGGGGATGGgtgcggcggaggaggaggaggggaggtttGATTTGAAATGGGTTGGGAATGGGGAGGGAGGCGATTGCGGGGCACGCGGGGTTGGCGTTTGTGTTTTCGGGATTTCCGGGGAGGAAGAAGGGAACTGCGCTGGTGGTCCCCACTCGTTTCGAATTCGCGTCAGGACCCGTCGTGGGCCTCCCGTTCCCCTTTCGTTGGGGCAAGGCAACGTTTGGGTTTGGGCTCGCCTCCTTGTCAATCTcctcttttctttgtttttgagAAGATGGCATAGCTAACCACTCATGTCAAGTGGTCAAGCTCCTCTTTTCTCTCTGCACATTCTCATTctcaaaagaagaagaaatctattaattctcaaaaaaaaaatctaTTCTCATTGTTACTAATCGCacttttctcaaaaaaaaaaaagcaATCACTCTGTCCATTCTCATTctcaaaagaaaagaaaaaaactgcCTAAAAACAAATCACTCACTCTGTGCATTTTGAAACTGAACTCGAAACCCATGCCAAGAATAAATCGAACCGAACAAATTCTATGGTTTTTACGGTATCTGGTTTTTGATACGACACTGTTTTGAAT
This portion of the Triticum urartu cultivar G1812 unplaced genomic scaffold, Tu2.1 TuUngrouped_contig_6245, whole genome shotgun sequence genome encodes:
- the LOC125530335 gene encoding 65-kDa microtubule-associated protein 3-like; the protein is MSGGRRPGDQLLQMETACGALMRELQVIWDEIGEQGAARDTMLLELQQECLDAYRRKVDQASRCPAQLRQAIADAQAALAAVCSAMAEPPVLVRQKGCGLREELSAIVPYLEEMKKRKVERWNQILDVIGKIKKISSEIRPADFVPFKAPVDQSDLSCRRLEELRMELQFLEKEKSERLKQVMDYLNTLHSLCKVLAVDFKQTISDVHPSLDEDGVPMNISNTTIERLALAIQRLRESKIERMQKLQDLSSTMLELWNLMDTPIEEQQSFQNITCNIAASEPEITEANALSIDVMNFVEAEVLRLEQLKVSKMKDLVLKKQTELEEHRRRAHLVGDEHYETQFNIEAIEAIEAGAIDPSLLLEQIEAYIATVKEDAFSRKDILERVERWLNACEEEAWLEDYSKDDNRYNAGRGAHIMLKRAEKARVLVNKIPGIVDVLTNKVIAWEKERGTEFTYDGVSLLSMLDDYRIVREEKEQEKKRQRDQKKLEDQFKAEQEMLYGSKPSPSSRSNSGKKLTRNPSAGTNRRLSVGGGPVRTPKSVTPQSRSVRSAKKTEDSGTLSPGSRSKGTASPPIKKLSFKASTLGETETPRKPFTQIAPGNSNPATPVRSASNGTEGENRTPKILAAPTPKTPMMVTSPMQMTTTPALTAAPVCVSNDKPELCLLESTEYSFEERRLAYLAAHAA